One window of Methanobacterium alkalithermotolerans genomic DNA carries:
- the ppsA gene encoding phosphoenolpyruvate synthase, which translates to MKYVAFFEDLNKEDVDIAGGKGANLGELTQAGIPVPSGFVVTSETYDKFMKDTGIYGEVMGYLDSLDVNNNKELQEASKNIKNTIINAEIPEDINTLIIEAYNALCHKVGTENTFVAIRSSATAEDLPEASFAGQQDTFLNIKGAEDVLKYVQKCWASLFEARAIFYREENNFEHSKVYIAVVVQEMVDAEKAGVMFTVHPSTGEEKILIEGSWGLGEAVVSGTVTPDTYWVDKETGEILEETISEKNIMFHKDPEQGKTIKTEVPDELKKRRVLSDMELAELAAMGKKIHDHYQFPQDTEWAIEGGKVFMLQSRPVTTLNGPDALIDESEEAERNIITKGLGASPGMASGAVKIIRSIDELDKIQSGDVLVTAMTTPDMVPAMKRASGIITDEGGVTCHAAIVSRELGIPCVVGTTDASQILDENQVVTLDGNKGIVYEGKLKVSTKKEEVEAPALSQAPVLTVTEVKVNVSMVEAAQKAAATGADGVGLLRTEHMMLATGVHPKKYIKDGNEAELINILVENILKVVDVFYPRPVWYRTLDAPTDEFKTLDGGQDEPYEHNPMLGWRGIRRELDEPEILKAEFKAIKKLHEQGYTNVGIMIPLVQHPDELKEAKKIAEEVGLKPQKDIEFGIMVETPAAALIIEDFIDVGIDFVSFGTNDLTQYTLAIDRNNEHVAGLYSEGHPAVLKLIERVIKKCEAAGVKTSICGQAGSIPKIVEKLVELGISSVSANTDAVNEVRRTVARSEQKLLLKAARKLVKE; encoded by the coding sequence ATGAAATATGTGGCATTCTTTGAAGATCTAAACAAGGAAGATGTTGACATTGCTGGTGGAAAGGGAGCTAATCTGGGTGAACTTACCCAGGCAGGTATACCTGTTCCTTCCGGATTTGTGGTAACATCCGAAACCTATGATAAATTCATGAAAGACACTGGAATTTATGGAGAAGTAATGGGGTACCTGGATTCTTTAGACGTTAATAACAATAAAGAATTACAGGAAGCTTCTAAAAATATTAAAAATACCATTATAAATGCTGAAATTCCAGAAGACATTAACACCCTTATAATTGAGGCTTATAATGCCCTATGCCATAAAGTAGGAACAGAAAACACTTTTGTAGCTATCCGTTCATCTGCCACTGCAGAAGATTTACCGGAAGCTTCTTTTGCTGGACAGCAAGATACCTTCCTTAATATTAAAGGAGCAGAAGATGTTTTAAAATATGTTCAGAAGTGCTGGGCATCTCTTTTTGAAGCCAGGGCCATATTCTATCGAGAAGAAAACAACTTTGAACATTCCAAAGTTTACATTGCAGTGGTAGTACAGGAAATGGTGGATGCTGAAAAGGCAGGAGTCATGTTCACGGTACACCCTTCCACCGGGGAAGAAAAAATACTTATTGAAGGTTCCTGGGGATTGGGAGAGGCCGTGGTATCTGGAACAGTAACTCCTGATACCTACTGGGTGGATAAAGAAACTGGCGAAATTCTGGAAGAAACCATAAGTGAAAAAAACATCATGTTCCACAAAGATCCAGAACAGGGGAAAACCATTAAAACAGAAGTCCCTGATGAACTTAAAAAAAGAAGAGTTCTCTCTGATATGGAATTAGCAGAATTAGCTGCCATGGGTAAAAAAATTCATGACCATTATCAGTTCCCTCAGGATACTGAATGGGCTATTGAAGGTGGAAAAGTCTTCATGCTCCAATCTCGACCAGTTACTACTTTAAATGGGCCTGATGCTCTCATTGATGAATCAGAAGAAGCTGAAAGGAATATTATTACTAAAGGCTTAGGTGCCAGTCCGGGTATGGCTTCAGGAGCAGTTAAAATAATCAGGAGTATTGATGAGCTGGATAAAATACAATCCGGAGATGTTCTGGTAACGGCTATGACCACTCCAGACATGGTCCCTGCTATGAAAAGGGCCAGCGGAATAATCACTGATGAAGGAGGAGTTACCTGTCATGCAGCTATTGTATCCCGGGAATTGGGAATACCCTGTGTGGTGGGAACTACTGATGCTAGTCAGATCCTTGATGAAAATCAGGTGGTAACTCTGGATGGTAATAAAGGAATTGTCTATGAGGGAAAACTAAAAGTTTCTACCAAAAAAGAAGAAGTAGAGGCTCCTGCTTTATCTCAAGCACCGGTACTTACAGTTACAGAAGTAAAAGTAAATGTTAGCATGGTTGAAGCTGCTCAAAAAGCCGCAGCTACCGGAGCAGATGGTGTGGGCCTTTTAAGAACAGAACACATGATGCTGGCCACTGGAGTACATCCTAAAAAATATATTAAAGATGGAAATGAGGCTGAACTGATTAATATTCTGGTGGAGAATATTCTAAAAGTAGTGGATGTCTTCTATCCCCGCCCGGTATGGTACCGTACTCTGGATGCCCCCACTGATGAATTTAAAACACTGGATGGTGGGCAGGATGAACCCTATGAACACAATCCTATGCTGGGCTGGAGAGGTATTAGAAGGGAACTGGATGAACCTGAAATTCTTAAAGCGGAATTTAAAGCTATTAAAAAACTCCATGAACAGGGATACACCAATGTAGGTATCATGATACCTCTGGTTCAGCACCCTGATGAACTTAAGGAAGCTAAAAAAATAGCTGAAGAAGTGGGACTCAAACCTCAAAAGGATATAGAGTTTGGAATAATGGTGGAAACACCAGCAGCTGCCTTAATCATTGAAGACTTTATTGACGTGGGAATTGACTTTGTAAGTTTCGGAACCAATGACTTAACTCAGTATACACTGGCTATTGACAGGAATAATGAACATGTTGCCGGTTTGTATAGTGAAGGTCACCCGGCGGTCTTAAAACTAATTGAAAGGGTTATTAAAAAATGTGAAGCTGCCGGTGTAAAGACCAGTATCTGTGGTCAGGCAGGCAGTATACCTAAGATAGTGGAAAAACTGGTTGAATTGGGTATAAGCAGTGTTTCTGCTAACACTGACGCTGTAAACGAAGTGCGTCGAACAGTAGCCCGTAGTGAGCAAAAATTACTTCTTAAAGCTGCTAGAAAATTGGTTAAAGAGTAA
- the rplJ gene encoding 50S ribosomal protein L16 gives MVRAYTRKEYIRRIPGSRIVQYDMGNLSAEFPVSVSIAVKGPASISHNALEAARIASNRYMQRKAGRMGYHLKIRVYPHHIVRENPMATGAGADRVQDGMRKAFGKPVSSTALVKKGQKILTVKTNKKNFKDAKEALRRAAMKIPVSCSFIIEKGEELVK, from the coding sequence ATGGTTCGAGCGTACACAAGAAAAGAGTACATTAGAAGAATCCCCGGTTCACGGATTGTTCAATATGATATGGGTAATTTATCTGCTGAATTTCCAGTATCTGTAAGTATAGCAGTTAAGGGTCCAGCCAGCATTTCACATAATGCATTAGAAGCGGCCAGGATTGCTTCAAACAGGTATATGCAGAGGAAAGCAGGACGAATGGGTTATCATTTGAAAATAAGAGTTTACCCTCATCACATTGTTCGTGAAAATCCTATGGCAACTGGAGCCGGTGCTGACCGTGTACAGGATGGTATGAGGAAAGCTTTTGGTAAGCCAGTTAGTTCCACTGCCCTGGTTAAAAAGGGACAGAAAATATTAACGGTTAAAACCAATAAGAAAAACTTCAAGGATGCTAAAGAGGCCCTGAGAAGAGCCGCTATGAAAATACCAGTTTCTTGCAGCTTCATTATTGAAAAAGGAGAAGAACTGGTAAAATAA
- a CDS encoding ATP-binding protein translates to MKIAITGKGGVGKTTLSSTLSCIFSRTYKVFAIDADPDMNLASSLGITKNITPISKMKELIKDRTGAEPGSSFGEIFRINPKISDLPESLSINYDPEGRLKLLVMGTVDKGGDGCICPASVLLKAILRHMILKKDEIVILDMEAGIEHLGRKTAESVDMMIVVVEPGLKSLETAHRIKKLAGDIGVQNIQAVINKVSTKEEESFVQQKLKELDIGVIGSIPRDQMVIKADMEGRPLTDYDDSPALDSIEKIAENILNME, encoded by the coding sequence ATGAAAATTGCTATAACTGGAAAAGGAGGGGTGGGTAAAACAACCCTTTCAAGTACTTTATCCTGTATATTTTCCCGGACATATAAAGTATTCGCCATTGATGCTGACCCGGACATGAACCTGGCATCCAGCCTGGGCATCACTAAGAATATTACTCCTATATCAAAAATGAAAGAATTGATTAAGGATAGAACCGGTGCTGAACCCGGTTCCTCTTTTGGGGAAATATTCCGAATAAACCCTAAAATAAGTGACCTTCCTGAATCTCTTTCCATTAATTATGATCCAGAAGGGAGACTGAAACTGCTGGTTATGGGTACTGTGGATAAAGGAGGGGATGGTTGTATATGTCCTGCTTCTGTTCTCCTTAAGGCTATTTTAAGGCATATGATCTTAAAAAAAGATGAAATAGTGATTCTGGATATGGAAGCCGGGATTGAACATTTAGGGCGAAAAACCGCTGAATCCGTTGATATGATGATTGTGGTGGTTGAACCTGGTTTAAAATCCCTGGAAACCGCCCATAGAATAAAAAAACTCGCCGGAGATATTGGAGTACAAAATATACAGGCAGTGATTAATAAGGTCTCCACTAAAGAAGAAGAATCATTTGTTCAACAGAAGCTAAAAGAACTTGATATTGGAGTAATTGGAAGTATACCTCGTGATCAGATGGTTATAAAGGCAGATATGGAAGGAAGACCATTAACGGATTATGATGACTCGCCAGCACTTGATTCTATAGAAAAAATAGCAGAAAACATCTTAAATATGGAATAA
- a CDS encoding KEOPS complex subunit Pcc1, whose protein sequence is MNFKADIKLEYKTKKQAQIALESLKPDNINYVNSKIQGSTLIFKLSGESIRSFLASADDLIFCEMVVEKMLNEMK, encoded by the coding sequence ATGAATTTTAAAGCAGATATCAAACTGGAATATAAAACAAAAAAGCAGGCCCAAATTGCTTTAGAATCTTTAAAACCAGATAATATAAATTATGTAAATTCCAAAATACAGGGAAGTACGTTAATATTTAAATTATCTGGTGAATCAATTCGCAGTTTCCTGGCTAGTGCTGATGACCTCATCTTCTGCGAGATGGTAGTGGAAAAAATGTTAAATGAGATGAAATGA
- the serS gene encoding serine--tRNA ligase, with amino-acid sequence MKFILQGEISFSKDAENAREDLKEFIKEANSELLLRGVPENQKKEGAKITSWNIEGALLKLQIDSGHRVRAYDALLRIKKPLGELLGKKYHLGIRKMHVNCYQIIIPTREGSYDIDMELARSLPQISDFKIEENRVVVELHNLSESELRKHIVNRIIKHVTLEKQEEEESSAEKPTDILTRQVTKATPGEIIARSKKIKPLFKGDPTEEAVKQGWVKKFPGRGQWFYGPQLVALQRALEEILLEEMVYKMGFMECLFPKLIPIPIMHKMRYLEGLPEGMYYCSAPKRDPETFEKFKNDLIINKEVPIDLLKEGLKDPSYVIAPAQCEPFYEFLSHEVVDEKELPIKFFDRSGWTYRWEAGGAKGLDRVHEFQRIELVWLGTPEQTNNIRDESIDLSYEIADKMELEWYNEVGDDPFYLEGRKVEDRGIEFPDVPKYEMRLSIPGQEKGVAVVSANVHGTHFVEGFSIKEARKQNIWTGCTGIGVSRWVFGFLAQKGFDMEKWPEIVKERVEKIRVPKMVTWP; translated from the coding sequence ATGAAATTCATACTTCAAGGCGAAATAAGTTTCTCTAAAGATGCCGAAAATGCTAGAGAAGACTTAAAAGAGTTTATAAAAGAGGCTAATAGTGAATTACTGCTCCGGGGTGTTCCTGAAAATCAGAAAAAAGAAGGGGCTAAAATCACCAGCTGGAATATTGAAGGGGCCTTACTAAAACTACAAATAGATTCAGGGCACAGAGTCAGGGCATATGACGCCCTTTTAAGGATTAAAAAACCATTAGGTGAACTTCTAGGTAAAAAATATCATCTGGGTATAAGGAAGATGCATGTTAACTGCTACCAGATTATTATACCTACCCGAGAAGGTAGTTATGATATAGATATGGAACTGGCCCGGAGTCTTCCTCAGATTTCTGATTTTAAAATAGAAGAAAATAGAGTGGTGGTGGAGCTACATAATCTCTCTGAATCAGAACTAAGAAAACATATCGTCAATCGGATTATTAAGCATGTTACCCTGGAAAAGCAGGAAGAAGAAGAATCTTCTGCAGAAAAACCTACAGATATTCTAACCCGCCAGGTAACCAAAGCCACCCCTGGAGAAATAATAGCACGTAGTAAAAAAATTAAGCCGCTTTTTAAAGGAGATCCCACTGAAGAAGCTGTAAAACAGGGTTGGGTTAAAAAATTCCCTGGTCGTGGCCAGTGGTTCTACGGCCCCCAGCTGGTAGCTCTACAGAGAGCCCTGGAAGAGATATTATTAGAGGAAATGGTGTATAAAATGGGTTTTATGGAATGTCTATTCCCTAAATTAATCCCCATACCCATAATGCATAAAATGAGATACCTGGAAGGGCTCCCTGAGGGAATGTATTACTGTTCTGCTCCAAAAAGAGACCCGGAAACCTTTGAAAAATTCAAAAATGATCTGATAATCAATAAAGAAGTTCCCATTGATCTTTTAAAAGAAGGACTAAAAGACCCATCCTATGTTATAGCTCCCGCCCAGTGCGAACCATTTTATGAATTTTTAAGTCACGAAGTGGTGGATGAAAAAGAGTTACCAATAAAATTCTTTGATAGAAGTGGATGGACCTACCGCTGGGAAGCTGGAGGGGCCAAAGGTTTGGATCGGGTTCATGAATTCCAACGAATAGAACTGGTATGGTTAGGTACACCTGAACAAACCAATAATATCCGGGATGAATCCATTGATCTTTCTTATGAAATCGCCGATAAAATGGAATTGGAATGGTACAATGAAGTAGGAGACGACCCTTTCTATCTGGAAGGGCGAAAGGTGGAAGATAGAGGTATTGAATTCCCGGATGTGCCTAAATATGAAATGAGATTATCCATACCTGGACAGGAGAAAGGAGTGGCAGTTGTTTCTGCTAATGTCCATGGGACTCATTTTGTAGAAGGATTTTCTATAAAAGAAGCCCGAAAACAGAATATATGGACAGGATGTACGGGAATAGGAGTTTCACGATGGGTATTTGGTTTCCTGGCTCAGAAAGGTTTTGATATGGAAAAATGGCCAGAAATAGTTAAAGAAAGGGTGGAAAAAATTAGAGTACCGAAAATGGTAACCTGGCCCTGA
- a CDS encoding B-box zinc finger protein — protein sequence MKCENHPDKEGVAACVSCGKILCADCRLKLVGKNYCQECADDLVTLYSDKKEVASESKPIKAGYGKVKPQSSPAMDNSYEKARPVKKDSSNRFLLFCLIFLVVLFFIALGLYIIYLLYLAPFYGDLSNVINILLTDPQRIINFLIG from the coding sequence ATGAAATGCGAAAACCATCCAGATAAGGAAGGAGTGGCCGCCTGTGTAAGTTGTGGTAAAATACTCTGTGCAGATTGTCGTTTAAAACTGGTTGGAAAAAATTACTGTCAGGAATGTGCCGATGACCTGGTAACTTTGTATAGTGATAAAAAAGAGGTAGCTTCAGAATCAAAACCCATAAAAGCAGGTTATGGTAAAGTAAAACCCCAAAGCAGCCCTGCTATGGATAACAGCTATGAAAAAGCCAGACCAGTTAAAAAAGATTCCTCCAATAGATTCCTGCTATTTTGCCTTATTTTCCTGGTGGTCCTGTTTTTTATTGCTCTGGGGCTTTACATAATTTACCTGTTGTATCTGGCTCCTTTTTATGGTGACCTGTCAAATGTAATAAATATTTTGCTCACCGACCCTCAGAGGATAATTAACTTTTTAATAGGTTAA
- a CDS encoding DUF2085 domain-containing protein: protein MDLLTDPQYPKFLPLCHQKEDRSIYFKNKPLPLCARCTGIFLGIFTLPFFHIGLIDPSILALLFLTAPAIIDGGTQYLEWRESNNLLRLVTGFMLGSSLAILVVITGRIIVYSL from the coding sequence GTGGATTTATTGACTGACCCCCAATACCCTAAATTTTTACCCCTGTGCCATCAAAAAGAAGATAGGAGCATTTATTTTAAAAATAAACCTCTCCCCCTTTGTGCAAGGTGTACTGGTATTTTTTTAGGAATATTCACGTTGCCTTTTTTTCATATAGGCCTTATAGATCCATCTATTTTAGCCTTATTATTCTTAACCGCACCGGCAATAATTGATGGAGGTACCCAGTATCTGGAATGGAGAGAAAGTAATAATTTGCTCCGTTTAGTTACTGGTTTTATGTTAGGGTCGTCTCTGGCAATTTTAGTGGTGATAACCGGTAGAATAATTGTTTATAGCCTGTAA
- a CDS encoding peptidylprolyl isomerase gives MAIKEGDFVRLEFTGRTKETGDVFDTTIEEVAEEAGIKIDEKVYGPIPIIVGGGHLLKGIDQAIIDMEAGEQKTIELTPEDGFGDRDPKLVQLVPMKEFKKQNIKPYVGMNITVEGHNGRIQSISGGRVRLDFNHELAGKNLEYQVEIKEILEDDVDKIKSMIQLHYPNPKINMDKTEVNIQDGKVTIIMDELSRFDQKSYMDITFARFRIAKDIWENIENLEKVEFADVFEKKKEMPEGGVTEEEVEEIAEEVLTEVKKEKED, from the coding sequence ATGGCAATTAAAGAAGGAGATTTCGTAAGATTAGAATTTACAGGACGAACCAAAGAGACTGGTGATGTCTTTGATACCACCATAGAAGAAGTGGCTGAAGAAGCCGGAATTAAAATTGATGAAAAGGTATATGGACCCATACCTATAATTGTAGGCGGAGGTCACCTTTTAAAAGGAATCGACCAGGCTATTATTGATATGGAAGCAGGAGAACAAAAAACAATTGAATTGACTCCTGAAGATGGTTTTGGAGACAGGGATCCTAAACTGGTGCAACTGGTTCCTATGAAGGAGTTCAAAAAACAGAACATAAAACCTTATGTGGGAATGAATATTACGGTAGAAGGTCACAATGGCAGAATTCAAAGCATAAGTGGTGGAAGAGTTCGTCTGGACTTTAATCATGAATTAGCTGGAAAGAACCTGGAGTATCAGGTGGAAATTAAAGAGATTCTGGAAGACGATGTGGATAAAATTAAGAGCATGATCCAGCTCCACTATCCTAATCCTAAAATTAACATGGATAAGACTGAAGTAAACATCCAGGATGGTAAAGTAACCATTATTATGGATGAACTTAGCCGGTTTGACCAGAAATCTTACATGGACATTACCTTTGCCCGGTTTAGAATAGCCAAAGATATCTGGGAAAACATTGAAAACCTGGAAAAAGTGGAATTTGCCGATGTCTTTGAAAAGAAAAAAGAAATGCCTGAAGGCGGAGTAACTGAAGAAGAAGTAGAAGAAATTGCTGAAGAAGTTCTCACCGAGGTAAAAAAAGAAAAAGAGGATTAA
- a CDS encoding nucleotidyltransferase family protein has product MSPSENLITAILERDRNIIYHDASQKPAYKKLNKSMRPLIADFTEYSPLHKGHRHCMMEAKKKVPEGLFVAVVPGPTERSGRGLPYIMTREARARAAVNVGADIVVEGPPMGIMGSGQYSLCLARMFQALDADYIPRGFKPVEGFDQIMERISKGHGVAPKPYKMVDMNTREIVMEGKLEEDNYVIASLSRSLTKIGFDFKNKFIFVKRIPDVSGTIIRQAVLEGELSQARDMLPPETIKVLEQEMTLNRAPLHDLRDIENILKTVNEYRKEELLSLSLVDENTVEKLLTKRPFENLNQIQKCISRGFSTHFQHRVLSSLEAKVDKETISKYIENYPSLIRVLNYKDKHVLQEFKNRIPHRRLEIWQLKKEIS; this is encoded by the coding sequence ATGTCACCTTCTGAAAATCTAATCACAGCCATACTGGAAAGGGATAGAAATATTATCTACCATGATGCTTCCCAAAAACCAGCATATAAAAAATTAAATAAGAGCATGCGGCCTCTTATTGCTGATTTCACGGAATATTCTCCACTACATAAGGGGCACCGGCATTGTATGATGGAAGCGAAAAAAAAAGTCCCGGAAGGATTATTTGTGGCGGTGGTTCCAGGACCAACTGAGCGCAGTGGCCGGGGCCTGCCATACATCATGACCCGGGAAGCCCGGGCCCGAGCCGCAGTAAATGTCGGGGCAGATATAGTGGTGGAAGGGCCTCCTATGGGCATTATGGGGTCTGGTCAATATTCTCTTTGTTTGGCCCGCATGTTCCAGGCCCTGGATGCAGATTACATTCCACGTGGCTTTAAACCAGTGGAGGGATTTGATCAAATAATGGAAAGAATCAGTAAAGGACATGGAGTGGCTCCCAAACCATATAAAATGGTGGATATGAATACCCGGGAAATCGTAATGGAGGGCAAGCTGGAAGAAGACAACTATGTTATTGCTTCTCTTTCCCGGTCACTTACTAAAATTGGATTTGATTTTAAAAATAAATTCATATTTGTTAAACGCATTCCTGATGTGAGTGGAACCATCATTCGCCAGGCCGTCCTGGAAGGGGAACTTAGTCAGGCCAGGGACATGTTACCTCCAGAAACTATTAAGGTTCTGGAACAGGAAATGACTTTAAATAGGGCCCCTTTACATGATTTAAGGGATATAGAAAATATTTTAAAAACAGTTAATGAATACCGTAAAGAAGAACTATTATCCTTATCCTTAGTAGATGAGAATACTGTGGAAAAACTATTAACAAAGAGGCCTTTTGAAAATTTGAATCAAATTCAGAAATGTATCTCCCGGGGGTTTTCCACCCATTTTCAACATAGGGTTTTATCTTCTCTGGAGGCAAAAGTTGATAAGGAAACAATTTCTAAGTATATAGAAAATTACCCTTCTCTTATTCGTGTATTAAATTATAAAGATAAACACGTTTTACAAGAGTTTAAAAATAGAATACCTCACAGGAGGCTAGAGATATGGCAATTAAAGAAGGAGATTTCGTAA